One genomic window of Maribacter aquivivus includes the following:
- a CDS encoding N-acetylmuramoyl-L-alanine amidase family protein: MKHNSFTILFLLFLSAFCVAQDSLKTVVAEPGDGILSLLRKQGVNPYEVYDEFVALNHHDLRDSVHLFAGRIYVLPRIKLDTVAIVDSLQLQSKEIKELESDSYDIFGEQHKTVITKSERLKGNVYYLVSGHGGPDPGAMGVYAGKAIAEDEYAYDITLRLAKELLAHGAEVYIIIQDENDGIRDDFVLEIDHDEVAYMNKTIPLNQVARLKQRVYIVNDLYKENRGKYQRLIVTHVDSRSENQNIDVFFYHHEKSKNGEKLAESIHKTFGDKYKKYQPNRTYSGTFEDRTSLYLVKKTHPAMAYIEIGNIRNKKDQVRILDPDNRQALAKWISEGVLLDFEGE; the protein is encoded by the coding sequence ATGAAACACAACAGTTTTACAATTTTGTTTTTATTGTTTTTGAGCGCCTTTTGCGTTGCGCAAGATTCGTTGAAAACGGTAGTGGCAGAACCCGGCGACGGAATTTTGTCGCTGTTAAGAAAGCAAGGTGTTAATCCGTATGAGGTTTATGATGAATTTGTAGCCTTAAATCATCATGATTTACGCGATAGTGTGCACCTATTCGCTGGTAGAATTTATGTGCTTCCAAGAATAAAATTAGATACTGTTGCAATTGTAGATTCCCTGCAACTGCAATCAAAAGAAATTAAAGAGTTAGAAAGTGATTCTTATGACATTTTTGGAGAGCAGCATAAAACAGTAATTACTAAAAGCGAACGGTTAAAAGGTAACGTATATTATTTGGTCTCTGGTCACGGTGGTCCTGATCCTGGTGCTATGGGTGTTTATGCAGGCAAGGCGATAGCTGAAGATGAATATGCCTATGATATTACATTAAGATTGGCTAAAGAGCTATTGGCTCATGGTGCAGAAGTATATATCATTATACAAGACGAAAATGACGGAATTAGAGATGATTTCGTTCTTGAAATTGACCATGATGAGGTGGCATATATGAATAAAACAATACCGCTAAACCAAGTTGCTAGATTAAAACAGCGGGTATATATCGTTAATGATTTGTATAAAGAAAATAGAGGAAAATACCAGCGCTTGATCGTAACCCATGTAGATAGTAGAAGCGAAAATCAAAATATAGATGTTTTCTTTTACCACCACGAGAAAAGTAAAAATGGAGAAAAACTAGCAGAAAGTATTCATAAGACCTTTGGGGATAAGTACAAAAAATACCAGCCTAATAGAACGTATTCGGGTACTTTTGAAGATAGAACATCACTGTATTTAGTAAAGAAAACACACCCTGCAATGGCATACATTGAGATTGGGAATATTAGGAATAAAAAAGATCAAGTCAGAATTCTGGATCCAGACAATCGACAGGCACTC